The following are encoded in a window of Methanobrevibacter ruminantium M1 genomic DNA:
- a CDS encoding ATP-binding protein, whose protein sequence is MPSKIIKREAYIRDLKDYVNTDFVKVYIGIRRSGKTSLMHNIIDELKRDGVNDENIIFMSFESREYIHINNSEQLDELVYKKVENLEGKIYLFFDEIQQVKGWEKSINSYRVSIDSDIYITGSNSKLLSGELATLLTGRYLTIHVYPFSFKEFLQYKNEIEGVEITKYSIDELYEEYFNFGGMPGILSLGSDEFKRLALKDIYNSILFEDVVSRFNISNIDLLQRFSRYMISSTGEIFSSKSIKNYLKSNDIYTSEDTLLKYNEYLKQSFFISKCKCFHLKGKKEMKILGKYYLTDHGFHHALIEDNILKVTKILENIVYVELLRRGYKVNVGRNEDKTEVDFVCEKSGKYKYIQVSYRLTSEQTLNREINPLLRIPDKYESILITTENHDFSKDGVRHLNIVDFLCGDDV, encoded by the coding sequence ATGCCAAGCAAAATAATCAAACGTGAAGCTTACATTCGTGATTTAAAAGATTATGTTAACACTGATTTTGTTAAAGTATATATAGGAATTAGAAGGTCCGGCAAAACTAGTTTAATGCATAATATCATAGACGAACTTAAAAGAGATGGCGTAAATGATGAAAATATAATATTCATGTCCTTTGAATCAAGAGAATATATCCACATCAACAACAGCGAGCAATTAGATGAACTCGTCTATAAGAAAGTTGAAAATCTTGAAGGCAAAATATATCTATTTTTTGACGAAATCCAGCAAGTAAAGGGATGGGAAAAATCCATTAATAGCTATAGGGTTTCCATTGACAGTGACATATACATTACAGGGTCTAATTCAAAATTATTGTCTGGTGAACTGGCAACACTATTGACTGGAAGATATCTCACAATCCATGTTTATCCATTCTCATTTAAAGAGTTTTTACAATATAAAAATGAAATTGAGGGTGTTGAAATAACTAAGTATTCAATTGATGAATTATATGAGGAATACTTCAACTTTGGAGGCATGCCTGGTATTCTCTCATTAGGCAGTGATGAGTTTAAAAGATTGGCTCTGAAAGACATTTATAATTCAATATTATTTGAAGATGTGGTTTCACGATTTAATATTAGCAATATTGACCTACTACAACGTTTCTCTCGCTATATGATTAGTAGCACTGGAGAAATATTCTCATCTAAAAGCATAAAAAACTATTTAAAAAGCAATGATATCTATACTTCAGAAGACACATTGCTCAAATATAATGAATACTTAAAACAATCCTTCTTCATTTCAAAATGCAAATGTTTCCATCTAAAAGGAAAAAAAGAAATGAAAATCCTTGGAAAATATTATTTAACCGATCATGGCTTTCATCATGCATTAATCGAAGATAATATATTGAAAGTAACTAAAATATTAGAAAACATTGTTTATGTAGAACTATTAAGAAGAGGATACAAAGTAAATGTTGGCAGAAATGAGGATAAAACAGAAGTAGATTTTGTATGTGAAAAATCTGGCAAATATAAATATATTCAAGTCTCCTATAGATTGACAAGCGAGCAAACTCTAAATCGTGAAATTAATCCATTATTAAGAATACCTGATAAATACGAGTCAATATTGATAACAACAGAAAATCATGATTTTTCAAAAGACGGAGTAAGGCATCTAAACATTGTTGATTTTTTATGTGGTGATGATGTATAA
- a CDS encoding HEAT repeat domain-containing protein produces MELLDRLIPKYKDINWMKRIDIIRKTDDQALLEEIARKEEEGIVRKYAVKKINDQSVLIDIAYNDPHWESSSEAVKKIDNQDVLIDIAYSKLKASPRSKAAERIKDQNVLIDLAQNDKEYQVRRAAVKGIDDPFVLKELALNDPDSSVQMEAAKKINDGEALAEIALKDRSEFKRLEATRHIDDEKILSQIVLNDPDFYVRLEASKKITDEKTLAEMGKNDFYWQIRSNALNKITDEKVLAYMACNDPNPSTRYEAVKKINDKAILVDIALNAFDWKVRLCACRRIDDEEVMTKIVKKDTCWRIRRNAVGKITNETFLEEIAFNEPAWRVRLESIKNIEDESALIYIALNDSNWHVRRQALSKIKDKSILEDIAQNDPIFELRKLAVRMINDESVLRKIAKNDPEWKIRRLAIRNIENTDILKDIAMNDSNIDVRLAASDKITDKSD; encoded by the coding sequence ATGGAATTACTCGATAGATTAATACCAAAATACAAAGATATCAATTGGATGAAAAGAATTGATATAATAAGAAAAACAGATGACCAAGCCCTTTTAGAGGAGATTGCCCGAAAGGAAGAAGAGGGAATCGTTCGAAAATATGCCGTAAAAAAGATCAATGACCAAAGCGTCCTAATCGACATTGCCTACAACGATCCCCATTGGGAAAGCTCCAGTGAGGCTGTAAAGAAAATCGACAATCAAGACGTCTTAATCGATATAGCATATAGCAAGCTTAAGGCCAGCCCTAGAAGCAAGGCAGCAGAAAGAATCAAAGACCAAAATGTCCTAATCGACCTTGCTCAAAATGACAAGGAATATCAAGTTCGCCGTGCAGCTGTTAAAGGAATTGATGACCCTTTCGTTTTAAAAGAACTGGCCTTAAACGACCCGGACAGTTCTGTTCAAATGGAAGCTGCAAAAAAAATAAATGATGGTGAAGCCCTAGCAGAGATTGCCCTAAAAGACCGTAGCGAGTTTAAACGATTGGAAGCCACCAGACATATTGATGATGAGAAGATCCTATCCCAAATCGTCCTAAATGACCCAGATTTCTATGTCAGACTGGAAGCATCCAAAAAGATCACAGATGAAAAAACCCTAGCAGAGATGGGAAAGAATGATTTTTATTGGCAGATTCGTTCAAATGCCCTTAATAAAATCACCGATGAAAAGGTATTGGCATATATGGCATGCAATGACCCTAATCCAAGCACACGTTACGAAGCAGTGAAAAAAATAAATGATAAAGCTATCTTAGTAGATATCGCCCTCAATGCATTCGATTGGAAAGTCAGGTTATGCGCCTGCAGAAGAATAGATGATGAAGAAGTTATGACAAAAATAGTCAAAAAAGACACATGTTGGAGAATAAGAAGGAATGCAGTGGGCAAAATAACTAATGAAACATTTTTAGAAGAAATTGCCTTTAATGAACCTGCCTGGAGAGTCAGACTGGAATCAATAAAGAACATTGAAGATGAATCTGCATTGATTTATATTGCTTTAAACGATTCAAACTGGCATGTCAGAAGGCAGGCATTAAGCAAAATAAAAGATAAAAGTATTTTAGAAGACATAGCTCAAAACGACCCAATATTTGAGCTTAGAAAACTTGCAGTAAGAATGATAAATGATGAGTCAGTTCTAAGAAAAATAGCTAAAAATGACCCAGAATGGAAAATCAGAAGACTTGCAATTAGAAACATAGAAAACACAGATATTTTAAAAGATATTGCAATGAATGATTCCAATATTGATGTTCGTTTAGCTGCCAGTGATAAAATTACTGATAAAAGTGATTAA
- a CDS encoding DUF389 domain-containing protein: MTTTNDQDESISEHIKKAFSLKEDTASNEEIRSRLLDGGKITGTNMRVLVCAMVIASVGLNMSSTAVIIGAMLISPLMGSILASAYASVTNDRPLLGKHLTGFAMQIIISVTAAAIFFFLSPVKEPTVELLARTSPSFYDVLIAFFGGLAGIIGQTRSDKVSTVIPGVAIATALMPPLCTCGYSIANGRWDMLLGAGYLFLINCYFIFLSSSLILSALKIPKLKEYTEKEWKIHKWRMSYGILF, encoded by the coding sequence ATGACTACTACTAATGATCAAGATGAATCAATAAGCGAACATATAAAAAAAGCGTTCTCCTTGAAGGAAGATACGGCCTCTAATGAAGAGATTCGCTCCCGCCTTTTAGATGGAGGCAAAATCACAGGAACAAACATGCGCGTTCTGGTATGTGCTATGGTGATTGCATCTGTAGGGCTTAACATGAGCTCAACTGCAGTAATCATCGGTGCCATGCTGATTTCACCTCTGATGGGAAGCATTCTTGCCTCTGCCTATGCAAGCGTGACCAATGACCGTCCCCTTCTTGGAAAGCATTTAACCGGATTTGCAATGCAGATTATAATAAGCGTAACTGCAGCAGCCATCTTCTTTTTCCTCTCTCCAGTTAAGGAGCCAACAGTAGAGCTATTGGCTAGAACATCTCCTTCATTTTATGATGTGTTAATCGCATTCTTCGGAGGACTTGCAGGAATCATAGGACAGACCAGGTCAGATAAGGTAAGCACAGTTATCCCAGGGGTAGCTATTGCAACAGCCCTTATGCCTCCTCTATGTACCTGCGGTTATTCAATTGCAAACGGAAGATGGGACATGCTTCTAGGAGCAGGTTATTTGTTTTTAATTAACTGCTATTTCATATTCCTCTCATCAAGCCTTATTTTAAGTGCATTGAAGATTCCAAAATTGAAGGAGTATACAGAAAAAGAATGGAAAATCCATAAGTGGAGAATGAGTTACGGAATACTATTTTAA
- a CDS encoding SAP domain-containing protein, translated as MSEKYTVAELKYILKENGLKVSGRKPDLVERVLPILNAEASEEAVEEVKEEVKEETVEAEIVEAEEKAPVDLTFPDTEEALSSILALYGLSYDDLSIKDIEFADGKICINGEAFIQNGLSMSDSTMSIINADPTLNLTMNIPEVAYSDFESTIFRFKDLDLNLIPTDDSLEFKAALKGLDIMTDLNNIILKGLDFAFKSFPDRGVEIGIDIDDFIYPNFYNTSFNFENLDFNMAIGVDGQSIAISVNLPALDLLNKDYRVKLSDLSLNLVLSDLQLSDLDLSIAISDFHYTNFDDVVIYMEDIGVSLEHIPDTNSFNVLIGLSAMDAVGLNSFDALFPMMEITGVNFNSKDSDSLINFTGLISPIDLTQIDLLELGALLGSGFDLDAYTRNMAYYPDIASEGASDLGIPGLDLGAIVANCDYSCLGAIELNLTGLLDSADIDLSDLGIDLSDYDISSIKLSDLIGAVGDSEFVMSAIPAVLNIFSLDLTDVDVSGLIADFDEENFDISSLLASLNLSSTDIAAILDILDKSDIDLGAIFAGCDISCLDAITLDLTGFIDSLGIDLSAFIDLSEFDLSAVSLTDIIAILNSFEFDMSTISALLKIFGLDIGDLDLEGLIASFDTENFDLSTLLASLNLSDLDIDAILAIFNNPDFDWAGIFENSDLSCLDAITLDLTGLLDSAEIDLSALGIDLSDYDLSSIKLSELIGVFGNLDFDMSDMISGIDFESIDFENIDLEGLIADFDAENFDISTLLESLNLSSTDLSAIFDMFINSDVDLGKVFEGCDYSCLDAIVLNLSGLLDSIGIDLADLGIDLSDYDLSAIKLSELIGILNGFDLDMNTLSALLKIFGIDLEELDLSGLIAIFDGDNFDMTALLSSLNLGGVDISAIVELFDNLGFDFDGMFENLDISCFDAITLDLTGLIDSTGIDLAAFGIDLSAYDLSAIKLSDLIGVVCSSEFIMSASGAVMKLFNINVDDLDFDGLIASFDAENFDISPLLESIELSGFDISEMLEMFDMNGFDLSQFLNQFISSFMENALLESGDE; from the coding sequence GTGTCTGAAAAATATACAGTTGCAGAACTAAAATACATTTTAAAGGAAAACGGCTTAAAGGTTTCAGGAAGAAAGCCAGATCTTGTTGAAAGGGTTTTGCCTATCTTAAATGCTGAAGCAAGTGAAGAGGCCGTTGAAGAAGTTAAAGAAGAAGTTAAAGAAGAAACTGTTGAAGCAGAAATTGTAGAAGCTGAAGAAAAAGCTCCAGTGGATTTGACTTTCCCAGATACTGAGGAAGCATTAAGCTCCATACTTGCTCTGTATGGACTAAGCTATGACGATTTATCAATTAAAGATATAGAATTTGCCGATGGTAAAATTTGCATAAACGGTGAAGCTTTCATTCAAAACGGTTTAAGCATGTCAGATTCTACCATGTCAATAATAAATGCAGATCCAACTCTTAATCTGACAATGAATATTCCAGAAGTCGCCTATAGTGACTTTGAAAGCACTATCTTTAGATTTAAAGACCTTGATTTAAATCTTATTCCTACTGATGATAGTCTTGAGTTTAAAGCGGCTTTGAAAGGCTTGGACATAATGACTGATTTGAATAATATAATCCTAAAGGGCCTTGATTTCGCATTCAAGTCTTTCCCAGATAGGGGTGTAGAAATAGGTATTGATATAGACGATTTCATTTATCCTAATTTTTATAACACAAGCTTTAACTTTGAAAACCTTGATTTCAATATGGCAATAGGAGTGGATGGACAAAGCATTGCCATATCAGTTAATTTGCCTGCATTAGACCTACTAAACAAAGACTATAGGGTAAAATTATCTGATTTAAGTCTAAATCTAGTGCTCTCTGATTTGCAATTATCAGACCTTGACTTATCCATAGCAATATCAGATTTCCATTACACAAACTTTGATGATGTTGTCATTTATATGGAGGACATAGGTGTATCACTTGAACATATTCCAGATACAAACAGCTTCAATGTCCTTATTGGCTTGAGCGCTATGGATGCAGTTGGTTTAAATTCATTTGATGCCTTGTTCCCAATGATGGAAATCACTGGAGTAAACTTTAACTCTAAGGATTCAGACTCACTAATTAACTTTACAGGTCTTATATCTCCTATAGATCTTACTCAAATTGATTTATTAGAGCTTGGCGCCCTTTTAGGTTCAGGATTTGACCTTGACGCCTACACTAGAAATATGGCATATTATCCAGACATTGCAAGTGAAGGAGCATCAGATTTAGGTATTCCAGGATTGGATTTAGGTGCCATAGTTGCAAACTGTGACTATTCATGTTTAGGCGCAATCGAGCTTAATCTAACTGGACTCCTTGATTCAGCAGATATTGATTTATCTGATTTAGGCATTGACTTGTCTGATTATGATATTTCTTCAATCAAATTGTCTGACCTTATCGGTGCTGTAGGAGATTCTGAGTTTGTTATGTCTGCCATTCCAGCTGTCTTAAACATATTCTCACTTGACTTAACTGACGTTGACGTCTCTGGATTGATAGCTGACTTTGACGAAGAGAACTTTGATATCTCTTCTTTACTTGCTAGCCTTAATTTATCAAGCACAGATATTGCTGCTATTTTAGATATCTTAGATAAATCAGATATTGATTTAGGAGCCATATTTGCAGGCTGTGATATTTCATGCTTAGATGCAATTACCCTTGACTTGACTGGATTCATTGATTCATTAGGCATTGATTTGTCTGCATTTATTGATTTATCTGAATTTGACTTGTCTGCAGTTAGCTTAACTGATATTATTGCCATATTAAACAGTTTTGAATTTGATATGTCTACCATTTCAGCTCTCTTAAAGATATTCGGCCTTGACATAGGAGATCTTGACTTGGAAGGATTGATAGCAAGCTTTGACACTGAAAACTTTGATCTCTCTACTTTGCTTGCAAGCCTTAACTTATCTGACTTGGATATTGATGCTATTTTAGCTATCTTCAATAATCCAGACTTCGATTGGGCTGGCATATTTGAAAACAGTGACTTGTCATGCTTAGATGCTATTACCCTTGACTTGACCGGTCTTCTAGATTCAGCAGAGATTGACTTATCTGCCTTAGGCATTGACTTATCTGATTATGACCTATCTTCAATCAAATTATCTGAGCTTATTGGCGTATTTGGAAATCTTGACTTTGACATGTCTGATATGATATCTGGCATTGACTTCGAAAGCATTGACTTTGAGAATATTGACTTGGAAGGATTGATAGCTGACTTTGACGCTGAGAACTTTGACATATCCACCTTATTGGAAAGCCTTAACCTATCCAGTACAGACTTATCTGCCATTTTCGACATGTTCATCAATTCAGATGTCGATTTAGGCAAGGTATTTGAAGGCTGTGACTATTCATGCTTAGATGCTATTGTGCTTAATTTAAGCGGACTTCTTGATTCAATAGGCATTGACTTGGCTGATTTAGGCATTGACTTATCTGATTATGACCTTTCTGCAATCAAACTCTCTGAGCTTATCGGAATCTTAAATGGATTCGATTTAGATATGAACACTTTATCTGCTCTCTTGAAGATATTTGGAATTGACTTAGAAGAGCTTGACTTGTCTGGTCTTATAGCTATCTTTGACGGCGACAACTTTGATATGACTGCATTGTTATCCAGTCTTAATTTAGGAGGTGTGGATATTTCCGCTATTGTAGAGCTATTTGATAATTTAGGCTTTGATTTCGATGGCATGTTTGAAAACTTGGATATTTCATGCTTCGATGCAATCACCCTTGACTTGACTGGACTCATTGATTCAACAGGCATTGACCTTGCTGCTTTCGGCATAGATTTGTCTGCCTATGACTTATCTGCAATCAAGCTGTCTGATCTTATTGGTGTTGTATGCAGTTCTGAGTTTATCATGTCTGCCTCTGGTGCTGTCATGAAGCTATTCAATATAAATGTGGATGACCTTGACTTTGATGGATTGATTGCCAGCTTTGACGCTGAGAACTTTGACATATCTCCTTTATTAGAAAGCATTGAGCTATCTGGATTTGACATTTCAGAGATGTTGGAAATGTTTGATATGAATGGATTTGACTTATCTCAGTTCTTGAATCAGTTCATAAGCTCATTTATGGAGAATGCTCTTTTGGAATCTGGTGATGAATGA
- a CDS encoding LytS/YhcK type 5TM receptor domain-containing protein has translation MGLLSLTISYFNKSANGESLWAPFLEMFRMLSVVLILTYIATKSKSFKVIIRGQQSRKTIIWQIIIFSILGILASYCTMDVNGIPANARGLIVMISALLGGPYVGIPVGIIAGVWRYGMGGITALACGVATIMAGIVGSLVYRWNDGEFLRPYKAALLMLLYSGFDMFLITILTPQPKGVLIANALYAPMTFGAVLGILLFTLFLTEKKEEAEKSDEQTVSDNRNTDTQNINEISQELNEYKDKVKKLEQKLEEYDKKFNQLEQKLKDK, from the coding sequence ATGGGTTTGTTAAGCCTCACCATTTCCTATTTTAACAAATCCGCAAATGGAGAATCATTATGGGCGCCATTTTTAGAAATGTTTAGAATGCTTTCTGTAGTCTTGATTCTAACATACATAGCCACCAAATCCAAAAGTTTTAAAGTTATAATCAGAGGCCAACAGTCCCGTAAAACCATAATCTGGCAGATTATCATATTTTCCATTCTAGGAATTCTTGCATCATATTGCACTATGGATGTAAATGGAATCCCTGCAAATGCAAGAGGATTGATTGTAATGATATCCGCATTGCTTGGAGGACCATATGTTGGAATACCTGTAGGAATAATAGCCGGAGTCTGGAGATATGGCATGGGAGGCATTACTGCCTTGGCATGTGGCGTTGCAACAATAATGGCTGGAATTGTAGGAAGTCTCGTTTATAGATGGAACGATGGCGAATTCCTAAGGCCATATAAGGCTGCACTTTTAATGCTTCTATATAGCGGCTTTGACATGTTTCTAATAACCATATTAACCCCTCAACCAAAGGGAGTTCTTATTGCTAATGCCCTTTATGCTCCAATGACATTTGGCGCTGTTCTTGGAATCTTACTCTTCACCCTATTTTTAACTGAGAAAAAAGAGGAAGCCGAAAAAAGCGATGAACAAACTGTTTCTGACAATAGGAATACAGACACACAGAATATAAATGAAATCTCACAAGAATTGAATGAATATAAAGATAAAGTTAAAAAGTTAGAACAGAAACTAGAGGAATACGACAAAAAATTTAATCAATTGGAACAGAAATTAAAGGACAAATAA
- a CDS encoding MFS transporter has protein sequence MNETIKEHSWIPLILVCFATFIIALDTTFMNVSISSVVADLNTDVSTIQTISSFYTLITASFMLLSTKLQDIVGKKKLFLIGAGIYGVGTLTAALSANTLMLFIGWALLEGIGGALMTPTAVSIISGTYQGEKLTFALAIESALVAIAAAIGPLFGGVVTTYFTWRLGFAVEFIIVLIVFALQGKIPYFEATGSKSELDITGAIISFVGLVLFVMGILMLTDDTTFSIAIMAAGLIVLALFALFEIKRKRKGNVPLLDVELLKDRNLRVGTLLRLLVNLAMGGALFAVSVYLQSVLALSAFNTGLTLLPMTLGLLLFALTAPKLSAKLNHKILMSIGCIISIIGCLILSQQFTMATSMLELMPGLFVLGAGLGFVMALGVDIALSNIPQEGQNNASGIVTTGQTLGQSMGTAIIGVILILGIIGGISNAVDTYVPDQSGNATFEHDVYEGFQSISSINDVKAENSTIQNIVNVIVRDSMAFVMYVTMALMAIIFVLTLRLSDKEIKKPDKLKKQ, from the coding sequence ATGAATGAAACCATTAAGGAGCACTCTTGGATTCCCTTAATCCTTGTTTGTTTTGCTACCTTTATCATAGCTTTGGATACAACATTCATGAACGTCAGCATTTCCTCAGTTGTTGCTGACTTGAACACTGATGTGAGTACCATTCAAACAATCTCATCATTCTATACTCTCATCACTGCCTCATTCATGCTCTTAAGTACCAAGCTTCAGGATATAGTTGGTAAAAAGAAGCTCTTTTTAATCGGTGCTGGAATTTATGGCGTCGGTACCTTGACTGCAGCATTAAGTGCCAATACTCTAATGTTATTTATAGGATGGGCATTGCTGGAAGGTATAGGCGGTGCATTGATGACACCTACTGCAGTTTCCATCATAAGCGGAACCTATCAGGGTGAAAAGCTTACATTCGCCCTTGCAATTGAAAGCGCACTGGTTGCAATTGCAGCAGCTATCGGCCCGCTCTTCGGTGGGGTCGTTACAACATACTTCACTTGGAGATTAGGATTTGCAGTGGAATTTATAATCGTCCTGATCGTATTTGCACTGCAGGGCAAAATACCTTATTTCGAAGCTACAGGATCCAAAAGCGAATTGGACATTACAGGTGCTATAATCTCATTTGTAGGTCTTGTCCTCTTTGTTATGGGTATTTTGATGCTAACTGATGATACCACTTTCAGCATAGCTATAATGGCTGCAGGATTAATTGTTCTAGCACTCTTTGCACTCTTTGAAATCAAAAGAAAAAGAAAAGGCAACGTACCGTTGCTTGATGTTGAATTATTAAAAGACAGAAATCTCCGTGTAGGTACTCTCCTTAGGCTGTTGGTTAACCTTGCAATGGGCGGTGCATTGTTTGCAGTCTCAGTCTATCTGCAAAGCGTATTGGCCTTATCTGCATTCAACACAGGTTTGACCTTGCTTCCAATGACCTTAGGTTTGCTTCTCTTTGCATTGACAGCCCCAAAGCTATCTGCAAAACTGAACCACAAGATCCTCATGTCAATAGGATGTATAATATCAATCATAGGATGTCTTATTTTAAGCCAGCAGTTTACAATGGCGACATCAATGCTTGAGCTAATGCCTGGACTCTTCGTACTTGGAGCAGGACTTGGTTTTGTAATGGCTTTAGGTGTGGACATTGCATTAAGCAATATTCCGCAGGAAGGTCAAAACAATGCATCCGGTATTGTTACAACCGGTCAGACTTTAGGTCAGTCTATGGGTACAGCAATCATTGGTGTAATCCTTATTCTGGGCATCATTGGAGGAATCAGCAATGCAGTTGATACCTATGTGCCGGATCAGTCCGGTAATGCGACATTCGAACACGATGTCTATGAGGGATTCCAATCAATAAGCAGCATAAACGATGTTAAAGCAGAGAACAGCACTATTCAGAATATTGTAAATGTCATTGTTAGAGATTCCATGGCGTTTGTAATGTATGTAACGATGGCTCTGATGGCCATAATCTTTGTCTTGACATTGCGGCTCTCGGATAAGGAGATTAAAAAACCAGATAAACTTAAAAAACAATGA
- a CDS encoding arsenate reductase/protein-tyrosine-phosphatase family protein has product MGMVLKINVKIGDSVKKGDVVCILEAMKMESEIFADKSGVVENILVNPGDIVNQNDLIMIIGDSIDRDENKSNKENKPKPNKEDPKDRKNEFSKSKNDKKINSPNEMLDKLKNNIKVDKILFVDGANISISPIAEAIFNKKVKGIKAYSAGLSAISGNKAVPNAIKVCENHDIDLSSHCTANIEDYDLDDSTLILSSTTYIRNILKYYYHVYKVVTINEFAGFSNLDIQDPFWSDLDAFETCFSKINDAIDEIFGLNSLEKDNMAFNCEIEENKNIQSNKEENKNTTITSNKEENKNTTITSNKEENKNTTITANKEEKNTQSNKEYLNEKSSKINSFKYLDDLIHSNKKNITLDSDIIHMEGDSPIILDVDDTLIDGRGHAIDAKGKCGIFNITGKNITIKNIVLKNGFVESDGVICNKGKVTLENISVQNNRGSKYEGNAIVNKKIS; this is encoded by the coding sequence ATGGGAATGGTATTGAAAATCAATGTAAAAATCGGAGATTCCGTTAAAAAAGGTGATGTAGTCTGTATTTTAGAGGCTATGAAAATGGAAAGTGAGATTTTTGCAGATAAAAGTGGTGTAGTTGAAAATATACTTGTAAATCCTGGAGATATTGTAAATCAAAACGATTTGATAATGATAATAGGGGATTCTATAGATAGAGATGAGAATAAATCAAACAAAGAAAACAAGCCCAAACCAAACAAAGAAGACCCTAAAGATAGGAAAAATGAATTTTCCAAATCCAAGAATGATAAAAAGATAAACAGTCCAAATGAAATGCTTGATAAGCTAAAAAATAATATAAAAGTGGATAAAATTCTTTTTGTTGACGGAGCAAACATTTCCATTAGCCCCATAGCCGAAGCTATCTTTAATAAAAAAGTCAAAGGCATTAAAGCTTACTCTGCAGGTTTATCTGCAATCAGTGGAAATAAAGCCGTTCCAAATGCAATAAAAGTATGCGAAAATCATGATATTGACCTATCTAGCCACTGCACAGCAAATATTGAAGATTATGATTTAGATGATTCTACATTAATTTTAAGTTCTACAACCTATATCAGAAATATCTTAAAATATTATTATCATGTTTATAAAGTTGTAACCATTAATGAATTTGCAGGATTTTCTAATTTAGATATTCAAGACCCGTTTTGGTCTGATTTGGATGCCTTTGAAACTTGCTTTAGCAAGATCAATGATGCAATTGATGAAATTTTTGGACTAAATAGTTTAGAAAAGGACAATATGGCCTTTAACTGCGAAATAGAAGAAAATAAGAACATACAATCCAATAAAGAAGAAAACAAGAACACAACCATAACCTCCAATAAAGAAGAAAACAAGAACACAACCATAACCTCCAATAAAGAAGAAAACAAGAACACAACCATAACCGCCAATAAAGAAGAAAAGAATACACAATCCAATAAAGAATATCTAAATGAAAAATCCTCCAAAATAAATTCTTTCAAATATTTAGATGATTTAATACATAGCAATAAAAAGAACATCACTTTAGATTCAGATATTATTCATATGGAAGGAGACAGCCCAATCATTCTAGATGTGGATGATACTCTAATTGATGGCAGGGGCCATGCCATAGACGCAAAAGGAAAATGCGGAATCTTTAACATCACAGGGAAAAACATCACCATCAAAAATATTGTTTTAAAAAACGGATTTGTCGAGTCTGATGGAGTCATTTGCAATAAGGGCAAAGTTACGCTGGAAAATATATCAGTGCAAAACAATAGGGGCTCTAAATATGAGGGCAATGCAATAGTCAATAAAAAAATATCCTGA